From one Melospiza melodia melodia isolate bMelMel2 chromosome 6, bMelMel2.pri, whole genome shotgun sequence genomic stretch:
- the FAM181A gene encoding protein FAM181A translates to MASDSEVKTLLNFVNLASSDIKAALDKSAPCRRSVDHRKYLQKQLKRFSQKYSRIPRCHPSKAPECGWRRGAEDRARGPLPEAPEPSPHGGAAADKVMQTAEAEEGITGERVLQEQKPEAARPDQVPMRKRQLPASFWEEPRPAQSLTARAFAASPEGLQAPRDPPPYEGKKSKRSPDAAGPESPPDTAPHAGDKDPAGALSGRVGAWTCCPFPCPGPGVYQPPGALPPSPFPGLGLWRKSSATLPAEVPPFCKEADGPRQKLYRPMVLKPIPTKPAIPPPIFNVFGYL, encoded by the coding sequence ATGGCATCGGACAGCGAGGTAAAAACTCTACTGAACTTCGTTAACCTGGCTTCGAGCGACATCAAAGCGGCTCTGGATAAATCGGCTCCTTGTCGCCGATCAGTTGACCACAGAAAGTATTTGCAAAAGCAGCTCAAGCGGTTTTCTCAGAAGTACTCACGGATCCCACGGTGTCACCCCAGCAAAGCCCCTGAGTGCGGCTGGCGCAGGGGGGCAGAGGACCGGGCCCGCGGCCCCCTGCCCGAGGCACCTGAGCCCAGCCCGCACGGCGGGGCTGCCGCCGACAAGGTGATGCAGACAGCCGAGGCAGAGGAGGGCATCACCGGGGAACGGGTTTTGCAGGAACAAAAACCCGAGGCTGCCCGACCCGACCAGGTGCCCATGAGGAAGCGACAGCTCCCCGCCTCCTTCTGGGAAGAGCCACGGCCGGCCCAGAGCCTGACGGCCAGAGCCTTTgctgccagccctgaggggctgcaAGCCCCCAGAGACCCTCCTCCCTATGAGGGGAAGAAAAGCAAACGGAGCCCAGACGCTGCTGGCCCGGAGAGTCCCCCTGACACTGCGCCACATGCCGGGGACAAGGACCCCGCCGGGGCCCTCTCGGGCCGAGTGGGTGCTTGGACCTGctgccccttcccctgccccGGGCCAGGCGTGTACCAGCCCCCGGGAGCGCTGCCCCCGTCGCCCttcccggggctggggctgtggaggAAGAGCTCGGCCACGCTGCCGGCAGAGGTGCCGCCCTTCTGCAAGGAGGCCGATGGCCCGAGGCAGAAACTCTACAGGCCCATGGTTCTGAAACCCATCCCCACCAAGCCCGCCATCCCCCCTCCCATCTTCAATGTTTTTGGCTACCTTTAG